The following are encoded together in the Brassica napus cultivar Da-Ae chromosome A9, Da-Ae, whole genome shotgun sequence genome:
- the LOC111200429 gene encoding receptor-like protein kinase 7 — protein sequence MSPASRNFGFFFSLLVLSLFSIVSSDDLQVLLNIKSSLLDSNPNVLDSWKPTSNPCTFAGVTCNSNGSVTEIDLSRRNLSGKFPFPFLCDLTSLEKLSLGFNSLSGPVPSDMNNCTKLKYLDLGNNFFSGPFPDLSSLTHLQYLYLNSSAFSGTFPWKSLQNAKELVVLSLGDNPFDTTPFPEEIVSLTKLTWLYLSNCSITGEIPPKIGDLTELRSLEISDSYLTGVIPPEIVKLNKLWRLEIYNNNLTGKIPPGFGTMTNLTYLDISTNSLEGDLSELRSLTNLISLQLFENRLTGEIPPEFGEFKYLVNLSLYTNKLTGPIPQGLGSLADFDFIDASENQLTGPIPPDMCKRGKMTAVLLLQNNLTGSIPETYANCLTLERFRVSDNSLTGTVPVRLWGLPKVVIIDLAMNNLEGPVTADIKNAKMLGTLNLAFNKFSDELPEEIGDVEALTKVEINDNRFSGEIPSSIGKLKGLSSLMMQSNGFSGSIPDSIGSCSALSDLNMAENSLSGEIPHTLGSLPTLNALNLSDNKLSGKIPESLSSLRLSLLDLSNNKLSGRVPLSLSSYNGSFNGNPGLCSMTIKSLNRCVNSPGSRRGDTRIFVVCIVIGSMILLASLVCFLYLKKSEKKERKRTLRHESWSIKSFRKMSFTEDDIIDSIKEENLIGRGGCGDVYRVVLSDGKELAVKHIRSSSSSDTKNFSSTLPILTEKEGRSKEFETEVETLSSIRHLNVVKLYCSITSDDSSLLVYEYMPNGSLYDMLHTCKKSNLGWETRYDIALGAAKGLEYLHHGYERPVIHRDVKSSNILLDESFKPRIADFGLAKILQTNNGDLHSTHVVAGTYGYIAPEYGYSSKVNEKCDVYSFGVVLIELVTGKKPIEAEFGESKDIVNWVSNNLKSKESVMEIVDKKIGEMYREDAIKLLRVAILCTARQPGLRPTMRSVVHMIEDAEPCRLMGIVISKESDVKIKEIS from the exons ATGTCTCCGGCGTCTCGTAATtttggattcttcttctccttacTCGTCCTCTCTCTGTTCTCCATCGTTTCCTCAGACGATCTCCAAGTCTTACTCAATATCAAATCATCTCTCCTCGACTCAAACCCCAACGTCTTAGATTCATGGAAACCGACTTCCAATCCATGCACCTTCGCCGGAGTAACATGCAATTCCAACGGCTCCGTTACAGAGATCGACCTCTCTCGCCGCAACTTATCCGGAAAATTCCCGTTCCCTTTCCTCTGCGATCTCACGTCTCTCGAGAAGCTCTCTCTCGGATTCAACTCTCTCTCAGGCCCCGTCCCGAGCGATATGAACAACTGCACGAAGCTCAAGTACTTAGATCTCGGCAACAACTTCTTCTCCGGCCCTTTCCCTGATCTCTCCTCTCTGACTCACTTACAGTATCTCTATCTCAACAGCAGCGCGTTCTCAGGCACCTTCCCGTGGAAATCTCTCCAAAACGCGAAAGAGCTCGTCGTTTTGAGCCTCGGGGATAATCCCTTCGATACGACGCCGTTTCCTGAAGAAATCGTTTCTCTGACGAAGCTGACGTGGCTTTACTTGTCCAACTGTAGCATCACGGGGGAGATCCCTCCGAAGATCGGAGACTTGACGGAGCTTCGGAGCTTGGAGATCTCCGACAGCTACCTCACCGGCGTTATCCCCCCGGAGATCGTGAAGCTCAACAAACTCTGGCGGTTAGAGATTTACAACAACAACTTAACCGGGAAGATTCCTCCCGGTTTTGGCACCATGACGAATCTCACTTACTTGGATATTTCAACGAACAGTCTCGAAGGAGATTTATCGGAGCTCAGATCGTTAACCAATTTAATTTCGTTACAGCTCTTCGAAAACCGGTTAACCGGTGAGATCCCACCCGAGTTCGGAGAGTTTAAGTATCTAGTCAATCTCTCTCTGTATACCAACAAGCTAACCGGTCCGATCCCTCAAGGACTCGGTTCGCTAGCCGATTTTGATTTCATCGATGCTTCGGAGAATCAGTTAACCGGACCGATTCCTCCAGATATGTGCAAGAGAGGGAAGATGACAGCTGTACTTCTGTTACAAAATAATCTCACCGGATCCATCCCTGAGACGTACGCTAACTGTTTGACTTTGGAGCGGTTCAGAGTTAGCGATAACTCGTTAACCGGAACAGTTCCGGTTAGACTCTGGGGGTTACCGAAGGTGGTGATTATCGACTTAGCGATGAACAACTTGGAAGGTCCGGTCACGGCGGATATAAAGAACGCGAAGATGCTCGGGACGTTGAATCTAGCGTTCAACAAGTTCTCTGATGAGCTGCCTGAAGAGATCGGTGACGTGGAGGCTCTGACTAAAGTTGAGATTAATGATAACCGGTTCTCCGGGGAGATCCCGAGCTCCATCGGGAAGCTGAAGGGGCTTAGCAGTTTAATGATGCAGAGTAACGGCTTCTCTGGTTCCATACCGGACTCTATCGGGTCGTGTTCAGCCCTCAGCGATCTCAACATGGCTGAAAACTCGCTGTCGGGAGAGATCCCGCACACGCTGGGATCTCTTCCGACGCTCAACGCTTTGAATCTTTCGGACAACAAGCTTTCCGGAAAGATCCCGGAAAGCTTGTCGTCTCTGAGACTCAGCCTTCTTGATCTGTCGAACAACAAGTTATCAGGTCGCGTCCCGTTGAGCTTGTCGTCGTATAACGGCAGCTTCAACGGGAACCCTGGGCTCTGCAGCATGACGATCAAGTCGTTAAACCGGTGCGTTAACTCTCCAGGATCGCGTCGCGGCGACACTCGCATCTTTGTGGTGTGCATTGTTATCGGTTCGATGATCTTGCTAGCCTCTCTTGTGTGTTTCTTGTACCTCAAGAAAAGCGAGAAGAAGGAAAGGAAAAGAACGTTGAGACACGAGTCTTGGAGTATAAAGTCGTTCAGGAAGATGAGTTTCACCGAAGATGATATCATCGATTCGATCAAAGAAGAGAATTTAATCGGTAGAGGAGGTTGTGGTGACGTGTACAGAGTAGTGCTCAGTGACGGTAAAGAACTCGCTGTGAAACACATTCGAAGTAGTAGTAGTTCAGACACTAAAAACTTCAGCAGCACGTTACCTATCCTCACTGAGAAGGAAGGAAGGTCTAAAGAGTTCGAGACAGAGGTGGAGACCCTAAGCTCGATACGGCACTTAAACGTGGTGAAACTCTATTGTAGCATCACGAGCGACGACTCGAGCTTGCTGGTGTACGAGTACATGCCTAATGGGAGCTTGTACGACATGCTTCACACGTGCAAGAAGTCGAATCTCGGTTGGGAAACGCGGTATGATATAGCACTTGGTGCAGCCAAAGGGCTTGAGTACTTGCATCACGGATACGAGAGACCGGTGATTCACCGTGATGTTAAGTCAAGTAACATATTGCTAGATGAGTCCTTCAAGCCTAGGATAGCTGATTTTGGTCTTGCCAAGATTCTTCAGACCAACAATGGTGATCTTCATTCCACTCATGTTGTTGCAGGAACATATGGTTACATAGCTCCAG AGTATGGTTACTCGTCGAAAGTGAATGAGAAATGCGATGTGTATAGCTTTGGAGTTGTGTTAATTGAGTTAGTCACAGGGAAGAAACCAATAGAGGCGGAGTTTGGAGAGAGCAAAGACATAGTGAATTGGGTTAGTAACAATCTGAAGAGTAAAGAGAGTGTTATGGAGATTGTGGATAAGAAGATAGGAGAAATGTATAGAGAAGATGCAATCAAGTTGCTGAGAGTTGCTATCCTATGCACTGCGAGACAGCCTGGACTAAGGCCGACGATGAGGAGTGTGGTTCATATGATAGAGGACGCTGAACCGTGTAGATTGATGGGTATTGTGATTAGCAAAGAGAGTGATGTGAAGATTAAAGAAATAAGTTGA